The proteins below are encoded in one region of Halalkalicoccus jeotgali B3:
- a CDS encoding DUF456 domain-containing protein: MVELAFAVAVALLVCGVVGSLVPLVPGALLSLAGIYGYWWASGFSEPGTLFVVGATLLALVTLGFDLLSSVISAGAGGASLRTAAVAGIVGFVLLFLAGPVGTIAGVVLATFVMEFERSGDLEGSVRTAIYTTLGMLASTAMQVVLTGVLLVGFVLVAW, encoded by the coding sequence ATGGTCGAACTCGCGTTCGCCGTCGCCGTCGCGTTGCTCGTCTGTGGCGTGGTCGGCAGTCTCGTTCCGCTGGTTCCGGGTGCTCTGCTCTCGCTCGCGGGGATCTACGGTTACTGGTGGGCCAGCGGCTTTTCCGAGCCCGGCACGCTCTTCGTCGTGGGGGCGACCCTGCTCGCGCTCGTGACGCTCGGGTTCGACCTGCTCTCGAGTGTGATCTCCGCTGGGGCCGGCGGGGCCTCACTCCGGACGGCGGCGGTCGCCGGAATCGTCGGGTTCGTCCTGTTGTTTCTCGCGGGCCCGGTCGGCACGATTGCGGGCGTGGTGCTGGCCACCTTCGTCATGGAGTTCGAGCGCTCGGGCGACCTGGAGGGAAGCGTCCGAACCGCGATCTACACCACGCTCGGGATGCTCGCCTCGACGGCGATGCAGGTCGTCCTCACGGGCGTCCTGCTCGTGGGGTTCGTGCTGGTCGCGTGGTGA
- a CDS encoding oxidoreductase, translating into MSPQITDPFEIGGLSVPNRLYRAPLLECAGNGPDAVESLIRELEPAAEAGAGLLFQGATIVRREGGCAAPGMTRVHDPAFVAELERLTDAVHEHGSRIFVQLEHGGLRSMETWHAGYRAENPDLKQLAVSRPPRLLRLADRLGVLEYDPHVLSTAEVYELAADFGRAAERCVAAGYDGVHIAGANMGIVQQFLSPYYNRRDDEFGGSFTNRVRFLSTIHDEIRERAGDVPLVTKVPVETGSPPLIRRFLSERDAVEICRACEAMGYDAVVPVRGSVFWDMSLVRGEFPERAWADDRFRAGYEEAFGPRWRAVALANRIHARGFDFEPAWNAGLCEQVRERVSVPVLCEGGIRGPEIEPVLDSAADAVGMGRPFYAEPRLPARVLAGERAVCENCNNCTVPQAAGARGVCRTPNVLAKRGRLARRGAYER; encoded by the coding sequence ATGTCCCCGCAGATCACTGATCCGTTCGAGATCGGTGGGCTGTCCGTCCCGAACCGCCTGTACCGCGCGCCGCTCTTGGAGTGTGCGGGCAACGGCCCCGACGCCGTCGAGAGCCTGATCCGTGAGCTCGAACCGGCGGCCGAGGCCGGCGCGGGGCTGCTCTTTCAGGGCGCGACGATCGTCCGCAGGGAGGGTGGCTGTGCGGCTCCGGGCATGACCCGTGTTCACGACCCGGCGTTCGTCGCCGAGCTAGAGCGGCTCACGGACGCGGTTCACGAACACGGCTCGCGGATCTTCGTCCAACTCGAACACGGCGGGCTGCGAAGCATGGAGACGTGGCATGCGGGGTACCGCGCCGAGAACCCGGACCTGAAACAGCTCGCGGTCTCGCGTCCGCCACGATTGCTCCGGCTCGCGGATCGACTCGGCGTCCTGGAGTACGACCCGCACGTCCTCTCGACAGCGGAGGTCTACGAACTCGCCGCGGACTTCGGACGCGCGGCCGAGCGCTGTGTCGCCGCGGGCTACGACGGGGTCCACATCGCGGGCGCGAACATGGGGATCGTCCAGCAGTTCCTCTCGCCGTACTACAACCGTCGCGACGACGAATTTGGAGGCAGTTTTACGAACCGCGTCCGGTTCCTCTCGACGATCCACGACGAGATCCGCGAACGCGCTGGCGACGTCCCGCTGGTGACGAAAGTGCCCGTCGAAACCGGGAGTCCACCGCTGATCCGGCGCTTTCTCTCGGAGCGCGACGCCGTCGAGATCTGTCGGGCCTGCGAGGCGATGGGGTATGACGCCGTGGTCCCCGTTCGTGGCTCCGTCTTCTGGGATATGAGCCTCGTCCGTGGGGAGTTCCCCGAGCGCGCGTGGGCCGACGACCGGTTCAGGGCGGGCTACGAGGAGGCCTTCGGTCCCCGCTGGCGGGCGGTCGCGCTCGCGAACCGGATCCACGCCCGTGGCTTCGACTTCGAGCCGGCCTGGAACGCCGGGCTGTGCGAGCAAGTCCGCGAGCGCGTCTCGGTTCCCGTCCTCTGTGAAGGCGGGATCAGGGGGCCCGAGATAGAACCGGTCCTCGACTCGGCGGCCGACGCCGTCGGGATGGGCCGACCCTTCTACGCCGAGCCGCGCCTGCCCGCGCGCGTGCTGGCGGGCGAACGGGCGGTCTGTGAGAACTGCAACAACTGCACCGTCCCGCAGGCCGCGGGCGCACGAGGGGTCTGTCGGACCCCGAACGTGCTCGCAAAGCGGGGGCGGCTGGCTCGACGGGGGGCCTACGAGCGCTGA
- a CDS encoding DUF5789 family protein translates to MGERDPQESARERQRERAEAAESAASDGRFGEMLSEHKYPATSEELAVDYGGEPIDMPNETESVGSVFDRLEGERFETAEEAEEALYNELTGSNGGPEEYNDGRDLDAVDESVSEGEQDQPEGSL, encoded by the coding sequence ATGGGAGAACGAGACCCACAGGAGAGCGCACGCGAGCGCCAACGCGAACGGGCGGAGGCAGCCGAATCCGCGGCGTCGGATGGTCGCTTCGGCGAGATGCTTTCCGAGCACAAGTACCCCGCGACGAGCGAGGAGCTCGCGGTGGATTACGGCGGCGAGCCCATCGACATGCCCAACGAGACCGAGTCTGTCGGGAGCGTCTTCGACCGGCTGGAGGGCGAGCGCTTCGAGACCGCAGAAGAGGCAGAAGAGGCGCTGTACAACGAGCTAACGGGAAGTAATGGCGGCCCCGAGGAGTACAACGACGGGCGCGACCTCGACGCGGTCGACGAGAGCGTCTCCGAGGGCGAGCAGGACCAGCCCGAGGGCTCGCTGTAG
- the cgi121 gene encoding KEOPS complex subunit Cgi121: protein MELLTGTADIDDLDTFLGELEGVGEEFGCTVQAFDARYIAGPGQLDRAVDLANRASERGEAIARKRSVEVLLYAAGRRQINRAFEIGVSEGEREVVLVVDGEDESEGVEALSKLVEPADWEPGERADEERIAEFYGITDAERAATDASLAELVCERVALLVVER from the coding sequence ATGGAACTCCTGACGGGAACCGCCGACATCGACGACCTCGATACGTTTCTCGGGGAGCTAGAGGGGGTTGGCGAGGAGTTCGGGTGTACGGTCCAGGCGTTCGACGCCCGGTATATCGCCGGTCCCGGACAGCTCGACCGCGCCGTCGACCTCGCGAACCGGGCGAGCGAGCGCGGCGAGGCGATCGCCCGCAAGCGAAGCGTCGAGGTCCTGCTGTACGCGGCGGGTCGCCGCCAGATCAACCGCGCGTTCGAGATCGGCGTTTCGGAGGGCGAACGGGAGGTCGTGCTCGTCGTGGACGGCGAGGACGAAAGCGAGGGAGTCGAGGCGCTCTCGAAACTCGTCGAACCGGCCGACTGGGAGCCGGGTGAGCGGGCCGACGAGGAACGGATCGCCGAGTTCTACGGGATCACCGACGCCGAACGGGCGGCGACCGACGCGAGCCTCGCGGAGCTGGTCTGCGAGCGGGTCGCGTTGCTCGTCGTCGAGCGATAG
- a CDS encoding ATP-dependent DNA helicase → MQTAELSGLPAGVAQHLHEEGIEELYPPQAEAVKAGVIDGESVVASVPTASGKTLIAELAMLAAIERGGKALYIVPLRALASEKKREFERFESFGVSVGVSTGNYDSDEEWLSNRDIVVATSEKVDSLVRNGASWIEELSCVVADEIHLVDDANRGPTLEVTLAKLRQLNRALQTVALSATVGNASEIAEWLDAELVHSEWRPIDLKTGVHYGSALHFDDGSQEEFAIESGENPTTALVSAALEDGGSSLVFVNSRRNAEAAARRLGNAVEDHLTDAERTELAELAEEVRGVSDSETSDDLADAIANGAAFHHAGLTREHRTLVEDAFRDRLIKAISATPTLAAGVNTPSRRVIVRDWQRYDGDAGGMKPLATLEVHQMMGRAGRPGLDPYGEALLLANNHDELDELFERYVWADPEPVRSKLATEPALRTHILATVASGFANSRAGLLEFLERTLYATQSTDPDRLENVTDRMLDYLERNGFLERDVSETQRVSDDRAESEASREEHIEATGIGHTVSRLYLDPMSAAEMVDGLCDSEQASALGLYHLVARTPDMWELYLRSGDREKYTEIAYEREAEFLGDMPTEFESERFEDWLSALKTASLLEDWASEVDEERITERYSIGPGDLRGKVETAQWLLNAAERLAVELDLGPEVVASISAARQRVEHGVGEELLGLTGVGNVGRKRARWLFEAGIETREELRNAEKSVVLGALRGREKTTETVLRNAGHPNPEVRDVEADESAAVEVEPDRGDGQAGLGDF, encoded by the coding sequence ATGCAAACCGCGGAGCTTTCGGGCCTTCCCGCGGGGGTGGCACAACACCTCCACGAGGAGGGCATCGAGGAACTCTATCCCCCACAGGCCGAAGCAGTGAAAGCCGGCGTCATCGACGGCGAGAGCGTCGTCGCGAGCGTTCCGACCGCCAGCGGCAAGACCCTGATCGCCGAGCTCGCGATGCTCGCCGCCATCGAACGCGGCGGCAAAGCGCTGTATATCGTCCCCCTCCGAGCGCTGGCAAGCGAGAAAAAGCGCGAGTTCGAGCGCTTCGAGTCATTCGGCGTTTCTGTAGGGGTTTCGACGGGCAACTACGACTCGGACGAGGAGTGGCTCTCCAATCGGGATATCGTCGTCGCCACCAGCGAGAAGGTCGATTCGCTCGTACGCAACGGCGCCTCCTGGATCGAGGAGCTCTCGTGTGTCGTCGCCGACGAGATCCACCTCGTCGACGACGCGAACCGCGGACCGACCCTGGAGGTCACGCTCGCGAAGCTCAGACAGTTGAACCGCGCGCTCCAGACGGTCGCGCTCTCCGCGACGGTGGGCAACGCAAGCGAGATCGCCGAGTGGCTCGACGCCGAACTCGTCCACTCCGAGTGGCGGCCGATCGATCTCAAGACCGGTGTTCATTACGGCAGTGCGCTGCATTTCGACGACGGGTCCCAGGAGGAGTTCGCGATCGAATCGGGCGAGAACCCGACGACCGCGCTCGTTTCTGCTGCCCTCGAAGACGGCGGCTCCTCGCTCGTCTTCGTCAATTCTCGAAGAAATGCCGAGGCCGCCGCCCGCCGCCTGGGGAACGCCGTCGAAGATCACCTCACGGACGCAGAGCGCACGGAGCTCGCGGAACTCGCTGAAGAGGTCAGAGGGGTGAGCGATTCGGAGACCAGCGACGACCTGGCCGACGCGATCGCGAACGGCGCGGCGTTCCACCACGCCGGACTCACCCGCGAGCACCGTACGCTGGTCGAGGACGCCTTTCGCGACCGGTTGATCAAGGCCATCAGCGCGACGCCGACGCTGGCGGCGGGCGTCAACACCCCAAGTAGACGAGTTATCGTCCGGGACTGGCAGCGCTACGACGGCGACGCTGGCGGGATGAAGCCGCTTGCGACCCTGGAGGTCCACCAGATGATGGGGCGGGCGGGTCGACCCGGCCTCGACCCCTACGGCGAGGCCCTGCTGCTCGCGAACAACCACGACGAGCTCGACGAACTCTTTGAACGGTATGTCTGGGCCGACCCCGAGCCCGTCCGCTCGAAGCTCGCGACCGAGCCCGCACTCCGTACGCACATCCTCGCGACGGTCGCCTCGGGCTTTGCGAACTCCCGTGCGGGGCTGCTGGAGTTCCTCGAACGCACCCTCTATGCGACCCAGTCGACCGACCCCGATCGGCTCGAGAACGTGACCGACCGGATGCTCGACTATCTCGAACGGAACGGCTTTTTGGAGCGAGACGTGAGCGAGACGCAACGCGTCTCGGACGACCGAGCGGAGAGCGAAGCGAGCCGCGAAGAGCACATCGAGGCGACCGGGATCGGCCACACCGTCTCGCGGCTGTATCTCGACCCCATGAGCGCCGCCGAAATGGTCGACGGGCTGTGCGACTCGGAGCAGGCGAGCGCGCTCGGCCTCTATCACCTCGTCGCCCGAACACCGGACATGTGGGAACTGTACCTGCGGTCGGGCGATCGCGAGAAGTACACCGAGATCGCCTACGAGCGCGAGGCGGAGTTCCTCGGCGATATGCCCACGGAGTTCGAATCCGAGCGCTTCGAGGACTGGCTCTCGGCGCTCAAGACCGCTTCCTTACTGGAGGACTGGGCGAGCGAGGTCGACGAGGAACGCATCACCGAGCGCTACTCGATCGGGCCGGGCGACCTGCGTGGGAAAGTCGAGACCGCCCAGTGGCTCCTCAACGCCGCAGAGCGACTCGCAGTCGAGCTCGATCTCGGGCCCGAGGTCGTCGCCTCCATCAGCGCCGCGCGCCAGCGGGTCGAACACGGGGTCGGCGAGGAGCTACTCGGGCTGACGGGCGTCGGAAACGTCGGACGAAAGCGCGCACGATGGCTGTTCGAAGCCGGCATCGAGACGCGCGAGGAGCTACGCAACGCCGAGAAGTCTGTCGTGCTCGGCGCACTCAGGGGCCGGGAGAAGACGACAGAGACGGTCCTCAGAAACGCCGGTCACCCGAACCCCGAAGTGAGGGACGTCGAGGCCGACGAATCGGCGGCCGTCGAGGTCGAACCCGACCGTGGCGACGGACAGGCGGGACTGGGTGATTTCTGA
- a CDS encoding ferredoxin, with product MRIEYDRDTCIGIYQCVDEWSQFEKDMDAGKAELLDADEDDGTFVLEVPESEEFDAEMAARVCPVDAIALYDDDGEQLVP from the coding sequence ATGCGAATCGAGTACGACCGTGACACCTGCATCGGGATCTACCAGTGCGTCGATGAATGGTCGCAGTTCGAGAAGGACATGGACGCTGGGAAGGCCGAACTCCTCGACGCCGACGAGGACGACGGCACCTTCGTCCTCGAAGTCCCCGAAAGCGAGGAGTTCGACGCGGAGATGGCCGCCCGTGTCTGTCCGGTCGACGCCATCGCGCTGTACGACGACGACGGCGAGCAGCTGGTTCCCTAG
- a CDS encoding cupin domain-containing protein codes for MDRVNATELEWSELDHGDTRFRRKQLAEAADGEGIGCSLYELPPGSRSWPYHYHTGNEEAIYVLSGTGVLRDAEGNHDLRAGEYVALPVGEEGAHRVINDSEGPLRYLAISTMRDPDVTVYPDAGAIGVFAGSPPGGHEERTVEGFFEREDAHEFWDLQS; via the coding sequence ATGGATCGCGTCAATGCGACCGAGCTGGAGTGGAGCGAACTCGACCACGGCGACACGCGCTTTCGGCGCAAACAGCTCGCGGAGGCCGCCGATGGAGAGGGGATCGGCTGTAGCCTCTACGAACTCCCGCCGGGAAGCCGGTCGTGGCCCTATCACTACCATACGGGAAACGAGGAGGCGATCTACGTCCTCTCGGGAACCGGCGTCCTGCGGGACGCCGAGGGGAACCACGACCTCCGGGCGGGCGAGTACGTCGCGCTCCCGGTCGGCGAGGAGGGCGCCCACCGCGTGATCAACGACTCCGAGGGGCCGCTTCGCTATCTCGCGATCTCGACGATGCGCGATCCCGATGTCACCGTCTACCCCGACGCCGGCGCGATCGGCGTCTTCGCCGGGTCGCCACCGGGCGGACACGAGGAACGCACCGTGGAGGGTTTCTTCGAGCGCGAGGACGCCCACGAGTTCTGGGATCTACAGAGCTAG
- the mdh gene encoding malate dehydrogenase, giving the protein MTKVSVVGAAGTVGAAAAYNIALREIADELVLVDIPEKEDDTVGQAADVNHGVAYDANTTVRQGGYEATEGSDVVVITAGIPRSPGQSRLDLAGDNAPIMADIGSSIEEHNDDYVTITTSNPVDLLNRHLYETGERAREKVIGFGGRLDSARFRYVLAERFDTQVQNVEATILGEHGDSQVPVFSKVRVDGRDPEFSDAEKEEILDELQESAMNVIERKGATEWGPATGVGHMVEAVIRDTGEVFPASVPLSGEFGHSGVGLGVPAKLGSEGVEEVVEWDLDEYEREQLGAAADKLAEQYDQID; this is encoded by the coding sequence ATGACGAAAGTGAGCGTCGTGGGGGCGGCCGGCACGGTGGGTGCCGCCGCGGCCTACAACATCGCGCTGCGGGAGATCGCTGACGAACTCGTCCTCGTGGACATCCCCGAGAAGGAGGACGACACCGTGGGCCAGGCCGCCGACGTCAACCACGGGGTAGCCTACGACGCCAACACCACCGTCAGGCAGGGCGGCTACGAGGCCACCGAGGGCTCGGACGTCGTCGTCATCACGGCCGGGATCCCCCGCTCGCCGGGCCAGTCTCGCCTCGATCTGGCGGGCGACAACGCCCCGATCATGGCCGACATCGGCTCCTCGATCGAGGAGCACAACGACGATTACGTGACGATCACCACCTCCAATCCCGTCGACCTGCTGAACCGACACCTCTACGAGACGGGCGAGCGCGCTCGTGAGAAGGTGATCGGTTTCGGCGGGCGGCTCGATTCGGCCCGATTCCGGTACGTGCTCGCAGAGCGCTTCGACACCCAAGTGCAAAACGTCGAGGCGACCATTCTGGGCGAGCACGGCGATTCGCAGGTCCCGGTGTTCTCGAAGGTGCGCGTCGACGGCCGGGATCCCGAGTTCTCGGACGCCGAGAAGGAGGAGATTCTCGACGAGCTTCAGGAGAGCGCGATGAACGTCATCGAGCGAAAGGGCGCGACCGAGTGGGGGCCGGCGACCGGCGTCGGTCACATGGTCGAGGCCGTGATCCGCGACACCGGTGAGGTCTTCCCCGCCTCGGTCCCGCTTTCGGGCGAGTTCGGCCATTCGGGCGTCGGGCTGGGAGTGCCCGCGAAACTCGGTAGCGAGGGCGTCGAGGAAGTCGTCGAATGGGACTTAGACGAGTACGAGCGCGAACAACTGGGCGCGGCCGCCGACAAACTCGCAGAACAGTACGACCAGATCGACTGA
- a CDS encoding Sjogren's syndrome/scleroderma autoantigen 1 family protein, whose product MSEFDKEAEREKLRKKYAEEQQDRQSTQRMSDLLLQGATMTNKHCDTCGDPVFRYDGQEFCPSCRAASQDAETTAQPGSPQSQSPDPSETAPENEAAARAVADEERSDPADTGSQPSEVREPEREAEAEGPSAVKSREATPQTPREPASGDLSGAREELGRTIATLARRAADAEDPRRAREFLEAADEAANTLSTLNGR is encoded by the coding sequence ATGAGCGAGTTCGACAAGGAGGCCGAACGCGAGAAGCTCCGGAAGAAATACGCAGAGGAACAACAGGACAGACAGTCCACCCAACGCATGAGCGATCTCCTGCTTCAGGGCGCGACGATGACCAACAAGCACTGTGACACCTGCGGTGATCCGGTCTTTCGCTACGACGGCCAGGAGTTCTGTCCCTCGTGTCGGGCCGCGAGTCAGGACGCGGAGACGACTGCACAACCCGGGTCGCCCCAGTCGCAGTCGCCCGATCCCTCTGAGACCGCTCCCGAGAACGAGGCCGCCGCCCGCGCGGTGGCCGACGAGGAGCGAAGCGACCCCGCCGACACCGGTTCCCAGCCCTCCGAGGTCCGCGAACCCGAACGCGAGGCCGAGGCGGAAGGACCCTCCGCTGTCAAATCGCGCGAAGCGACCCCCCAGACCCCGAGGGAACCGGCGAGCGGCGACCTCTCGGGGGCGCGCGAGGAACTCGGCCGGACGATCGCCACCCTCGCGCGCCGGGCCGCCGACGCCGAGGACCCCCGGCGCGCCCGCGAGTTCCTCGAGGCCGCCGACGAGGCCGCGAACACGCTTTCGACGCTGAACGGGCGCTAA
- a CDS encoding acyl-CoA synthetase: MSTHNMADYDDLCESFEWADIHAEADWNAPEELNIAHEVCDRHPSDRTALEYAGSEGERETLTFGDLTERSNRFANVLSDLVDRGDRVFSYMPRVPEHYVALVGTLKAGAVFGGINERFGPEGIAYRLDDCDATAIVTTAANRGTVGEALADAPSVEHVIIVGDGREGDDRDFHTECEAASPEFETVRTSGDDDALLYYTSGTTGRAKGVLHKHRWIAGVAATQRFAVDLQGEDLYWSTGDLGWLTGPINALGAWFWGTSQFTYEGEFEPEAWAGLLDEHPITVLFSVPTAYRMLRERESVLDGVDLHLRHALSIGEPLSAGVVDWGEDRLGVTIHDTYGQTETGNMIVNNYPTMEVRPGSMGKPLPGIEATVVDPETGEPLPAGETGEIAQRGDYPCFFAEYWNQPEKTEACFENDWYLSGDLGYLDSEGYFWFEGRADDVIISSGYRIGPFEVESSLGEHEAVAEAAVVPKADPERGNIVKAYVVPSAGAEPSDGLVSDIQEHVKRELAAHEYPREIEFRDELPKTVTGKIRRTELREETG; this comes from the coding sequence ATGTCCACGCACAACATGGCCGACTACGACGACCTCTGTGAGTCCTTCGAGTGGGCCGATATCCACGCCGAGGCCGACTGGAACGCCCCCGAGGAGTTGAACATCGCTCACGAGGTCTGTGACCGTCATCCCTCTGATCGAACCGCACTGGAGTACGCCGGAAGCGAGGGCGAACGCGAGACGCTCACCTTCGGCGACCTGACCGAGCGCTCGAACCGCTTTGCGAACGTCCTGTCCGATCTCGTCGACCGAGGCGACCGCGTCTTTTCGTATATGCCCCGCGTACCCGAACACTACGTCGCGCTCGTAGGCACGCTGAAGGCCGGCGCGGTCTTCGGCGGGATCAACGAGCGCTTCGGTCCCGAGGGGATCGCCTACCGACTCGACGACTGCGACGCGACGGCGATCGTCACGACCGCCGCGAACCGCGGGACGGTCGGGGAGGCCCTCGCGGATGCCCCGTCGGTCGAGCACGTGATCATCGTGGGCGACGGTCGTGAGGGCGACGACCGCGACTTCCACACCGAATGCGAGGCCGCAAGCCCCGAGTTCGAGACCGTCCGTACATCTGGGGACGACGACGCCCTGCTGTACTACACCAGCGGCACGACGGGCCGGGCGAAGGGCGTGCTTCACAAACACCGCTGGATCGCAGGCGTCGCGGCCACCCAGCGCTTCGCGGTCGACCTTCAGGGCGAGGACCTCTACTGGTCGACCGGGGATCTGGGCTGGCTCACCGGCCCGATCAACGCCCTCGGGGCGTGGTTCTGGGGGACGAGCCAGTTCACCTACGAGGGCGAGTTCGAGCCCGAGGCGTGGGCAGGGCTGCTCGACGAACACCCCATCACCGTCCTGTTTAGCGTCCCCACGGCCTATCGGATGCTCCGCGAGCGCGAGTCGGTCCTCGACGGGGTCGACCTGCACCTGCGCCACGCCCTCTCGATCGGCGAACCTCTCTCCGCTGGTGTCGTCGACTGGGGCGAAGACCGGCTGGGTGTGACGATCCACGACACCTACGGCCAGACCGAGACGGGCAACATGATCGTCAATAACTACCCGACGATGGAGGTGCGCCCGGGGAGCATGGGCAAACCCCTCCCGGGGATCGAGGCGACCGTCGTCGATCCCGAGACCGGCGAGCCCCTCCCGGCGGGCGAAACCGGCGAGATCGCCCAGCGCGGCGATTACCCCTGCTTTTTCGCCGAATACTGGAACCAGCCCGAGAAGACCGAGGCGTGTTTCGAAAACGACTGGTATCTCTCGGGCGATCTGGGCTATCTCGACTCTGAGGGGTATTTCTGGTTCGAGGGCCGGGCAGACGACGTGATAATCTCCTCTGGGTATCGGATCGGCCCCTTTGAGGTCGAGAGCTCGCTGGGCGAACACGAGGCGGTCGCCGAAGCCGCCGTCGTCCCCAAGGCTGACCCCGAGCGGGGCAACATCGTCAAGGCCTACGTCGTCCCCAGCGCGGGGGCAGAGCCCTCCGACGGGCTCGTCTCCGACATCCAAGAGCACGTCAAACGCGAACTCGCGGCCCACGAGTACCCCCGCGAGATCGAGTTTCGCGACGAATTGCCGAAGACGGTAACGGGAAAGATCCGCCGGACGGAACTCCGCGAGGAGACGGGTTAG